The Kaustia mangrovi genome has a segment encoding these proteins:
- the ubiG gene encoding bifunctional 2-polyprenyl-6-hydroxyphenol methylase/3-demethylubiquinol 3-O-methyltransferase UbiG, translating into MTQATTVDPKEVDKFSELAAQWWDPKGKFAVLHKFNPVRLAYIREHLTAHFGRDPMALRPLEGLRILDIGCGGGLLSEPLARLGADVVGADPADRNVKTAMVHASEQALAVDYRVATAEELADAGERFDAVLNMEVVEHVSNPPLFIARCAEMVRPGGVMLMATLNRTLKSFGLAIVGAEYVLGWLPRGTHQWEKFITPAELGAMLSEAGLVQRDLTGVVYRPLADEWVRSSDTDVNYMMLAAKPDA; encoded by the coding sequence ATGACCCAAGCGACAACGGTCGATCCCAAGGAAGTCGACAAGTTCTCCGAGCTCGCCGCCCAATGGTGGGATCCGAAGGGCAAGTTCGCCGTCCTGCACAAGTTCAATCCGGTGCGGCTCGCCTATATCCGCGAACACCTCACCGCCCATTTCGGCCGCGACCCCATGGCGCTGAGGCCGCTCGAGGGCCTGCGCATCCTCGATATCGGCTGCGGCGGCGGCCTGCTGTCGGAGCCGCTCGCCCGGCTCGGCGCCGATGTCGTGGGCGCCGACCCCGCCGACCGCAATGTGAAGACCGCCATGGTCCATGCCAGCGAGCAGGCGCTCGCCGTGGACTACCGGGTCGCCACGGCCGAGGAGCTCGCCGATGCGGGCGAGCGGTTCGACGCGGTCCTGAACATGGAGGTGGTGGAGCACGTCTCCAATCCGCCGCTCTTCATCGCGCGCTGCGCGGAGATGGTCCGGCCCGGCGGGGTGATGCTCATGGCGACGCTCAACCGGACGCTCAAATCCTTCGGCCTCGCCATTGTGGGGGCGGAATACGTGCTCGGCTGGCTGCCGCGCGGCACCCATCAGTGGGAGAAGTTCATTACCCCCGCCGAGCTCGGCGCGATGCTGTCGGAGGCGGGGCTCGTCCAGCGCGACCTCACCGGCGTCGTCTACCGCCCGCTCGCCGACGAATGGGTCCGCTCCAGCGACACCGACGTCAACTACATGATGCTCGCCGCGAAACCGGACGCCTGA
- a CDS encoding DUF1178 family protein — MIRYDLVCAEGHEFDGWFRDSASFDEQRAGEAVVCPVCGTARVDKALMAPGIAKGGGEPVPAESGPGAGQPKYVAGATPDAARLLELARELRRQVETGAENVGDRFADEARRIHYEEAEARSIYGEATPEDARALHEEGIEVFPLPVLPEDKN; from the coding sequence ATGATCCGCTACGATCTCGTCTGCGCGGAAGGCCACGAGTTCGACGGCTGGTTCCGCGACAGCGCGAGTTTCGACGAACAGCGCGCCGGGGAGGCCGTGGTCTGCCCGGTTTGCGGCACGGCGCGGGTCGACAAGGCGCTGATGGCGCCGGGCATCGCCAAGGGCGGCGGCGAGCCGGTGCCGGCGGAATCCGGGCCGGGGGCGGGCCAGCCGAAATATGTCGCCGGCGCGACGCCCGATGCCGCCAGGCTGCTCGAGCTCGCGCGCGAGTTGCGCCGTCAGGTGGAGACCGGTGCGGAGAATGTCGGAGACCGTTTCGCCGACGAGGCACGCCGCATACACTACGAGGAGGCGGAGGCGCGCAGCATCTACGGCGAGGCCACGCCGGAGGACGCCCGTGCCCTCCACGAGGAGGGCATCGAGGTCTTTCCCCTCCCGGTCCTGCCCGAGGACAAGAACTGA
- a CDS encoding carbon-nitrogen hydrolase family protein: protein MTETARFTVACAQMRSGQDPAANIAAADVLIREAAGRGADIVMTPEMTSLMVTGRRALFEAIHPQGEDPALAAFKALADELSVWLLAGSLAVRVSETQAANRSVLISPEGRVVATYDKIHMFDVDLDNGESYRESRTYLAGDRGVLAALPWGRLGMTVCYDVRFPHLYRALAQAGADFLSVPAAFTRQTGEAHWHVLLRARAIETGAFVFAPAQGGVHDNGRATYGHSLVVSPWGEILAEADGEEPGVILAEIDTAEIARARQRVPSLSHGRRFSIDTPSHLEVVS from the coding sequence ATGACCGAGACCGCCCGTTTCACCGTCGCCTGCGCCCAGATGCGTTCGGGCCAGGACCCCGCCGCCAATATCGCCGCAGCCGACGTGCTCATCCGCGAGGCGGCCGGGCGGGGCGCCGATATCGTCATGACGCCGGAGATGACCTCGCTCATGGTGACCGGCCGGCGGGCCTTGTTCGAGGCGATCCACCCGCAGGGCGAGGATCCGGCGCTTGCCGCCTTCAAGGCGCTTGCCGACGAGCTCTCCGTCTGGCTTCTCGCCGGATCCCTGGCGGTCCGGGTGAGCGAGACGCAGGCCGCCAACCGGTCCGTCCTCATCTCGCCGGAAGGCCGGGTCGTTGCGACCTACGACAAGATTCACATGTTCGATGTCGATCTCGACAATGGCGAGAGCTACCGGGAATCGCGCACCTATCTCGCCGGCGACCGCGGCGTTCTGGCGGCGCTGCCCTGGGGGCGGCTCGGCATGACCGTCTGCTACGATGTCCGCTTCCCCCATCTCTATCGGGCGCTCGCCCAGGCCGGCGCCGATTTCCTGAGCGTTCCCGCCGCCTTCACGCGTCAGACGGGCGAGGCGCACTGGCATGTGCTGCTGCGCGCCCGCGCCATTGAGACCGGCGCCTTCGTCTTCGCCCCCGCCCAGGGCGGCGTGCACGACAATGGCCGGGCGACCTACGGCCACAGCCTCGTCGTCTCGCCCTGGGGCGAGATCCTGGCGGAGGCCGATGGCGAGGAGCCGGGCGTCATCCTCGCCGAGATCGATACCGCCGAGATCGCCAGGGCACGCCAGCGCGTTCCCTCGCTCTCCCATGGCCGGCGCTTCTCCATCGACACGCCGTCCCATCTCGAGGTCGTGTCATGA
- the grxC gene encoding glutaredoxin 3: MAKTTIYTTRFCPYCLAAKALLRKKGVDFEEIDVSGDPEGRARMTQKAGGRHTVPQIFIAGTHVGGFDDLSAMDRAGKLDRLLTSEAGATP; the protein is encoded by the coding sequence ATGGCAAAGACGACGATCTACACGACACGGTTCTGCCCCTATTGCCTCGCCGCCAAGGCGCTGCTGCGCAAGAAGGGTGTCGACTTCGAGGAGATCGATGTCTCCGGCGACCCGGAGGGGCGTGCGCGGATGACGCAGAAGGCGGGCGGGCGCCATACCGTTCCGCAGATCTTCATCGCCGGGACCCATGTCGGCGGCTTCGACGATTTGAGTGCAATGGACCGGGCCGGTAAGCTCGACCGTCTGCTGACATCGGAGGCCGGAGCCACGCCATGA
- a CDS encoding ComF family protein, translating to MGVSFQSAWSQVAARAAALNGRMLDAVMPRHCPLCAQPVWQADGLCAACWGELRHIDTPVCDRLGLPFAYDPGEGIYSAAALARPPVFARARAAVAFDDVSRRLVHALKYHDRHEVARLMARLMARAGRELVAEADVIAPVPLHRMRLWQRRYNQSALLAREIARGTGLTFRPGLLRRVKATRAQVGLDHRKRRQNVRSAFAVPDEMVPAVAGARVLVVDDVLTTGATADSCATACLKAGAAAVDIVAFALVLDPVRLHI from the coding sequence ATGGGGGTGTCGTTCCAGTCTGCATGGTCGCAGGTCGCCGCGCGTGCCGCCGCGCTCAACGGGCGCATGCTCGACGCGGTGATGCCGCGGCACTGCCCGCTATGCGCGCAGCCGGTCTGGCAGGCGGACGGCCTGTGCGCGGCCTGTTGGGGGGAGCTCAGGCACATCGATACCCCGGTCTGCGACCGGCTCGGCCTGCCGTTTGCCTACGATCCGGGCGAGGGCATCTATTCCGCCGCCGCGCTCGCCCGCCCGCCGGTCTTCGCCCGGGCCCGTGCCGCGGTGGCCTTCGACGACGTGTCGCGCCGCCTCGTCCATGCGCTGAAATATCACGACCGCCACGAGGTCGCCCGGCTCATGGCCCGCCTCATGGCGCGGGCCGGGCGCGAGCTCGTGGCCGAGGCGGATGTGATCGCGCCTGTGCCGCTTCACCGCATGCGCCTGTGGCAGCGGCGCTATAATCAGTCGGCCCTGCTCGCCCGCGAGATCGCGCGGGGGACGGGCCTCACCTTCAGGCCGGGGCTGCTCCGGCGCGTGAAGGCGACGCGGGCCCAGGTCGGGCTCGACCACCGCAAGCGCCGGCAGAATGTGCGCTCCGCCTTCGCCGTGCCCGACGAGATGGTGCCGGCGGTCGCCGGCGCGCGCGTCCTGGTCGTCGACGACGTGCTCACCACCGGTGCGACGGCGGATTCCTGCGCGACGGCCTGTCTGAAGGCCGGGGCGGCGGCGGTCGACATCGTGGCGTTCGCGCTTGTGCTCGATCCGGTCCGGCTCCATATATGA
- a CDS encoding methyltransferase domain-containing protein, with protein MSDHAHNTGPGEGHPALVFDRRVLRQRRERAARAGRLEDFMLARIAEELADRLATINRDFPVAACLGAGDPSLAAKLMATGKIAAMVHGDRSETVARHGSGPALVHDDEVLPFADASLDALLSIQSLHWVNDLPGALAQMRRALRPDGLFLGAMLGEDTLTELRQAMLAAESEVAGGVSPRVSPFVELRETGSLLQRAGFALPVVDTDRLTVRYSDPLALMRELQAMAATNALAARSRKLLPRAVLMRAMEIYQELFSDPDGRIRATFQIVYLIGWAPHESQQKPLRPGSAAARLADALNATEHTVPGTRGRGSG; from the coding sequence ATGAGCGACCACGCACACAACACGGGCCCCGGCGAGGGGCACCCCGCCCTCGTCTTCGATCGCCGGGTCCTGCGCCAGCGCCGCGAACGGGCCGCGCGCGCGGGCCGGCTTGAGGATTTCATGCTCGCGCGCATCGCGGAGGAACTGGCCGACCGGCTCGCCACGATCAACCGCGACTTCCCCGTTGCCGCCTGCCTCGGCGCGGGCGATCCCTCGCTCGCCGCCAAGCTGATGGCAACCGGCAAGATCGCCGCCATGGTCCATGGCGACCGGTCGGAGACCGTCGCCCGGCACGGTTCCGGCCCCGCCCTCGTCCATGACGACGAGGTCCTGCCCTTCGCCGACGCCTCGCTCGACGCCCTTCTGAGCATACAGTCGCTCCACTGGGTGAACGACCTGCCGGGCGCGCTCGCCCAGATGCGCCGGGCCCTGCGCCCCGACGGCCTGTTCCTCGGCGCCATGCTCGGCGAGGACACGCTGACGGAGCTGCGCCAGGCGATGCTCGCCGCCGAAAGCGAGGTCGCCGGCGGCGTATCGCCACGCGTCTCGCCCTTCGTGGAGTTGCGCGAGACGGGATCGCTGCTCCAGCGCGCGGGCTTCGCCCTTCCGGTCGTCGACACCGACCGGCTGACGGTGCGCTATTCCGATCCGCTCGCCCTGATGCGCGAGCTCCAGGCGATGGCCGCGACCAACGCGCTCGCCGCGCGCAGCCGCAAGCTCCTGCCGCGCGCGGTGCTCATGCGCGCCATGGAGATCTATCAGGAGCTGTTCTCCGACCCCGACGGCCGTATCCGCGCGACCTTCCAGATCGTCTATCTGATCGGCTGGGCGCCCCATGAGAGCCAGCAGAAGCCCCTGCGCCCCGGCAGCGCGGCCGCCCGCCTCGCCGATGCCCTCAACGCCACCGAGCACACGGTTCCAGGCACGAGGGGCCGCGGGAGCGGCTAG
- the gcvA gene encoding transcriptional regulator GcvA: MSLPPLPAIRCFEAAARHLSFTRAAEELGMTQAAVSYQIRVLEERLGPLFLRRARGVELTQAGRQLAPAISEAFATLRAAFEDLNQSVEGVLNISAVNTLGSNWLVPRIGAFQLAHPGIAVRLEVTGRLTDFAREEIDVGIRVGAGEWPGLVSHWLMNMRYTPMLSPRLLDRAGRLEAPADLLSLPLIEASDPWWLDWFTAAGVPDPDLDGRGDIRLGTQHLAANAALGGQGVAILSPEFYSEEIAEGRLVQPFPLIMTSSASYWLVYPHARRQSPKIRAFRDWLLEVVARDVGPERIAGTGSPPC; the protein is encoded by the coding sequence ATGTCGCTGCCGCCGCTTCCCGCCATACGCTGCTTCGAGGCCGCCGCCCGCCATCTGAGCTTCACACGCGCGGCGGAGGAGCTCGGCATGACGCAGGCCGCAGTCAGCTACCAGATCAGGGTTCTGGAGGAGAGGCTGGGACCGCTGTTCCTGCGCAGGGCGCGCGGCGTGGAGCTGACGCAGGCGGGCCGGCAGCTCGCGCCCGCCATATCGGAGGCCTTCGCGACGCTGCGCGCGGCGTTCGAGGATCTGAACCAGTCGGTCGAGGGTGTGCTCAATATCAGCGCAGTCAATACGCTGGGATCGAACTGGCTCGTGCCGCGGATCGGCGCGTTCCAGCTCGCCCATCCGGGCATCGCCGTCAGGCTGGAGGTAACCGGCCGCTTGACCGATTTCGCCCGCGAGGAGATCGATGTGGGCATCCGCGTCGGTGCCGGCGAATGGCCGGGGCTCGTCTCCCACTGGCTGATGAACATGCGCTACACGCCCATGCTGAGCCCGCGCCTTCTGGACAGGGCGGGCAGGCTCGAGGCGCCGGCCGACCTCCTGTCGCTGCCACTCATCGAGGCGAGCGACCCCTGGTGGCTCGACTGGTTCACGGCCGCGGGCGTTCCCGACCCCGATCTCGACGGGCGCGGGGACATCCGGCTCGGCACGCAGCATCTGGCCGCCAATGCGGCCCTCGGTGGACAGGGCGTGGCGATCCTGTCGCCGGAGTTCTATTCCGAAGAGATCGCGGAGGGACGCCTCGTCCAGCCTTTCCCGCTGATCATGACGTCGAGTGCGAGCTACTGGCTCGTCTATCCCCATGCAAGGCGCCAGTCGCCCAAGATCCGGGCCTTCCGGGACTGGCTCCTGGAGGTGGTCGCGCGCGATGTGGGCCCGGAGCGTATTGCCGGAACGGGCAGTCCGCCGTGTTGA
- a CDS encoding (deoxy)nucleoside triphosphate pyrophosphohydrolase translates to MRIVLVAACALVDVDGRVLIAKRPEGKPMAGLWEFPGGKVEPDERPEDALIRELKEELAIDVTASCLAPLTFASHAYEDFHLLMPLYVCRRWSGEVAACEGQALSWVRPVRLRDFPMPPADLPLIPHLIDML, encoded by the coding sequence ATGCGCATCGTCCTGGTGGCGGCCTGCGCGCTCGTCGATGTCGACGGGCGGGTGCTGATCGCCAAACGTCCCGAGGGAAAGCCCATGGCCGGCCTGTGGGAGTTCCCCGGCGGCAAGGTGGAGCCCGACGAGCGGCCGGAAGACGCGCTGATCCGGGAGCTGAAGGAAGAGCTCGCCATCGACGTGACGGCGTCCTGCCTCGCGCCGCTTACCTTCGCGAGCCACGCCTATGAGGACTTCCACTTGCTCATGCCGCTCTATGTCTGCCGGCGCTGGAGCGGCGAGGTTGCCGCGTGCGAGGGCCAGGCGCTCAGTTGGGTCCGGCCCGTGCGCCTGCGCGACTTCCCCATGCCGCCGGCCGACCTGCCGCTTATCCCCCATTTGATCGACATGCTCTGA
- the argJ gene encoding bifunctional glutamate N-acetyltransferase/amino-acid acetyltransferase ArgJ — MTERSPLAPAALPELPAMDGVRLAAIEAGIRYSGRTDLMLALVDDGAVAAGVFTRSRTASAPVEWCRKALGSGTAPRAILVNSGNANAFTGRRGAESTAQSAEAVARRAGCPGEAVYLASTGVIGEPLPSEPIVTALDGLFAATRPDGWQEAAEAIMTTDTFPKLATATAELGGRTVTLNGIAKGSGMIAPDMATMLAFLFTDAALPQPLLQEMLADSVDRSFNCITVDGDTSTSDTVLLFATGKAGNSAPGAAGADAPELADFRRALDEVTRALALLVVRDGEGAEKFVTVTVSGAESDAAARRIGLAIGNSPLVKTAIAGEDANWGRIVMAVGKAGEAADRDALSIAIGGVRVARDGERDPDYREEDVAPHMKGREIDIAVDVGVGNGTATIWTCDLTHRYIDINADYRS; from the coding sequence ATGACCGAGCGTTCTCCGCTCGCGCCTGCAGCGCTGCCCGAGCTGCCCGCCATGGACGGTGTGCGGCTTGCCGCCATCGAGGCCGGCATCCGATATAGCGGTCGCACCGATCTCATGCTCGCGCTCGTCGACGACGGCGCGGTCGCCGCCGGCGTGTTCACCCGCTCCAGGACGGCCTCCGCGCCCGTCGAATGGTGCCGCAAGGCGCTGGGCTCCGGCACGGCGCCGCGCGCCATTCTCGTCAATTCGGGCAATGCCAACGCCTTTACCGGCCGGCGCGGCGCGGAATCGACCGCGCAGAGCGCCGAGGCCGTCGCCCGGCGCGCGGGCTGCCCGGGCGAGGCGGTCTACCTCGCCTCCACCGGCGTGATCGGCGAGCCCCTGCCGAGCGAGCCCATCGTGACCGCGCTCGACGGCCTGTTCGCCGCGACCCGGCCCGATGGCTGGCAGGAGGCGGCGGAAGCGATCATGACGACCGACACCTTTCCGAAGCTTGCCACCGCCACGGCGGAGCTCGGGGGGCGGACCGTCACGCTCAACGGTATCGCCAAGGGCTCGGGCATGATCGCGCCCGACATGGCGACCATGCTGGCCTTCCTGTTCACCGACGCCGCCTTGCCGCAGCCGCTGCTCCAGGAGATGCTCGCCGACAGCGTGGACAGGAGCTTCAACTGCATCACCGTCGACGGCGATACCTCGACCAGCGACACCGTTCTCCTGTTCGCGACGGGCAAGGCCGGCAATTCGGCGCCCGGGGCCGCCGGCGCGGACGCGCCCGAGCTTGCCGATTTCCGGCGCGCGCTCGACGAGGTGACCCGCGCGCTCGCACTCCTCGTCGTGCGCGACGGCGAGGGGGCGGAGAAATTCGTGACCGTGACCGTCTCGGGCGCGGAGAGCGACGCGGCGGCGCGCAGGATAGGCCTTGCCATCGGCAATTCGCCGCTGGTGAAGACCGCGATCGCCGGCGAGGACGCCAACTGGGGGCGGATCGTCATGGCGGTCGGCAAGGCCGGCGAGGCGGCGGACCGCGATGCGCTCTCCATCGCCATCGGCGGCGTTCGCGTCGCCCGCGACGGCGAGCGCGATCCCGACTATCGCGAGGAGGATGTCGCGCCGCACATGAAGGGCCGCGAGATCGACATCGCGGTCGATGTCGGCGTCGGCAACGGCACGGCGACGATCTGGACCTGCGACCTCACGCACCGCTATATCGACATCAATGCAGACTATCGAAGCTGA
- a CDS encoding peptidylprolyl isomerase, with protein sequence MSLIKSFGVACAFAIALVAAASPAGAQEEEEDRVVATVNGYEIRASEVKLAADDILPQLGEIPPRLRYPFVVEYLIERHLLAQTAVKEGVEKSAEYKRRLAFYQAKALRDAFFEEKIEPTVTEEEIREIYDDEAAKVNEIERVHARHILVDSEEQAAELKTRIDAGEDFATLAQEFSKDGSAQYGGDLGFFAADEMVKPFSDVAFALEPGQVSDPVQTQFGWHLIKVEERKQGGAEPYDKVKNGLKMIVLRRKVQDMVNELRVDGEVELVDEDLKKLQDQVDQLRQQRMQQQQQQNGN encoded by the coding sequence ATGTCTTTGATCAAATCGTTTGGTGTGGCCTGCGCGTTCGCGATCGCGCTCGTCGCGGCCGCCTCCCCTGCCGGTGCGCAGGAAGAAGAGGAAGACCGGGTCGTGGCCACCGTCAACGGCTATGAGATCCGCGCCTCGGAAGTGAAGCTGGCGGCCGACGACATACTGCCGCAGCTCGGCGAGATCCCGCCCCGTCTGCGCTACCCCTTCGTGGTGGAATATCTGATCGAGCGCCATCTGCTCGCCCAGACCGCGGTCAAAGAAGGCGTGGAGAAGTCCGCCGAGTACAAGAGGCGGCTGGCCTTCTATCAGGCCAAGGCGCTGCGCGACGCCTTCTTCGAGGAGAAGATCGAGCCGACGGTCACCGAGGAGGAGATCCGGGAGATCTATGACGACGAAGCCGCCAAGGTGAACGAGATCGAACGGGTCCATGCCCGTCATATCCTCGTGGACAGCGAGGAGCAGGCCGCCGAGCTCAAGACCAGGATCGATGCGGGCGAGGATTTCGCCACGCTCGCCCAGGAGTTCAGCAAGGACGGCTCCGCCCAGTATGGCGGCGATCTCGGCTTCTTCGCGGCCGACGAGATGGTGAAACCATTCTCCGACGTCGCCTTCGCGCTCGAGCCGGGCCAGGTGTCCGATCCGGTGCAGACGCAGTTCGGCTGGCACCTCATCAAGGTGGAGGAGCGCAAGCAGGGCGGCGCAGAACCCTATGACAAGGTCAAGAACGGGCTCAAGATGATCGTGTTGCGCCGGAAGGTGCAGGACATGGTCAACGAGCTCAGGGTCGACGGCGAGGTCGAACTCGTCGACGAGGACCTGAAGAAGCTGCAGGATCAGGTGGATCAGCTGCGCCAGCAGCGCATGCAGCAGCAACAGCAGCAGAACGGCAACTGA
- the secA gene encoding preprotein translocase subunit SecA, translating to MVSFSTLAAKLFGSSNDRRLKGYKATVEAINALEPEVAALTDDELRARTDDFRKQIEGGTKLDDLVVPAFATVREAAKRTLGQRHFDVQLLGGLVLHEGSIAEMKTGEGKTLVATLAVYLNALTGRGVHVVTVNDYLAKRDADWMGQVYRFLGLTVGCIVHGIDDAERRAQYACDVTYGTNNELGFDYLRDNMKFHLEEMVQRGHYFAIVDEVDSILIDEARTPLIISGAVEDKSELYVTIDKFVPSLVEEDYEVDEKMRSVTLTEQGNEHVEQMLREAELLQGESLYDVENVSIVHHVNQALRAHKLFQRDRDYIVKDGQVIIIDEFTGRMMPGRRFSEGLHQALEAKEGAQIQPENQTLASITFQNYFRLYDKLAGMTGTAVTEAEEFMDIYKLDVVEIPTNLPIRRRDDDDEVYRSAREKFGAIIELIKDCQERKQPVLVGTTSIEKSELLAEMLKKDGVTHNVLNARYHEQEALIIAQAGVPGAVTIATNMAGRGTDIQLGGNADMRIENEASGIEDEAERERRAGEIREEVARQREEVLAAGGLYVLGTERHESRRIDNQLRGRSGRQGDPGTSKFFLSLEDDLMRIFGSERMDSMLQKLGIQEGEAIVHPWINKALEKAQSKVEARNFDIRKNLLKYDDVMNDQRKVIFEQRIEIMRGEEVSETVDDMRQNMVDELVRAHIPERAYAEQWDAEGLQERVREVFNLDLPITDWAKEEGIADEEIRERLMTAANEAFAAKRERFTAPIMQQVEKAILLQTIDHLWREHLVMLDHLRQVVGLRGYAQRDPLNEYKTEAFTLFEGMLTRLREVVTSQLMRVELAEEPPQLAEEDLPPMQAHHTDPFSGRDDMAEAALALAGADAGQQAQPGGARTAAVDPADPSSWGKVPRNAPCPCGSGKKYKHCHGMYS from the coding sequence ATGGTTTCTTTTTCGACGCTGGCCGCCAAGCTGTTCGGAAGCTCCAACGACCGCAGGCTCAAGGGCTACAAGGCCACGGTGGAGGCAATCAACGCGCTCGAGCCCGAAGTCGCAGCCCTCACCGACGACGAGCTGCGCGCCCGCACCGACGACTTCCGCAAGCAGATCGAGGGCGGCACCAAGCTCGACGATCTCGTCGTGCCCGCCTTCGCCACCGTCCGAGAGGCCGCCAAGCGCACGCTCGGCCAGCGGCATTTCGACGTGCAGCTTCTCGGCGGTCTGGTGCTCCACGAAGGCTCCATCGCGGAAATGAAGACCGGCGAGGGCAAGACGCTGGTCGCAACGCTGGCGGTGTATCTCAATGCGCTCACCGGCCGCGGCGTCCATGTGGTCACGGTCAACGATTACCTCGCCAAGCGCGACGCGGACTGGATGGGCCAGGTCTACCGCTTCCTCGGCCTCACCGTCGGCTGCATCGTGCACGGCATCGACGACGCGGAACGCCGCGCCCAGTATGCCTGCGACGTGACCTACGGCACCAATAACGAGCTCGGCTTCGACTATCTGCGCGACAACATGAAGTTCCATCTGGAGGAGATGGTCCAGCGCGGCCATTACTTCGCCATCGTGGACGAGGTCGACTCCATCCTGATCGACGAGGCGCGCACGCCGCTCATCATCTCCGGCGCCGTCGAGGACAAGTCGGAGCTCTATGTCACCATCGACAAGTTCGTCCCCTCCCTGGTGGAGGAGGACTACGAGGTCGACGAGAAGATGCGCTCGGTAACCCTGACCGAGCAGGGCAACGAGCATGTCGAGCAGATGCTGCGCGAGGCGGAGCTCCTGCAGGGGGAGTCGCTCTACGACGTGGAGAACGTCTCCATCGTCCATCACGTCAACCAGGCGCTGCGCGCGCACAAGCTGTTCCAGCGCGACCGCGACTATATCGTCAAGGACGGCCAGGTCATCATCATCGACGAGTTCACCGGCCGCATGATGCCGGGGCGGCGCTTCTCGGAAGGCCTCCATCAGGCTCTGGAAGCCAAGGAGGGCGCCCAGATCCAGCCGGAGAACCAGACGCTGGCCTCGATCACCTTCCAGAACTATTTCCGCCTCTACGACAAGCTGGCCGGCATGACCGGCACCGCCGTGACGGAGGCGGAGGAGTTCATGGACATCTACAAGCTCGATGTCGTGGAGATCCCCACCAACCTGCCGATCCGGCGGCGCGACGACGACGACGAGGTCTATCGCAGCGCGCGCGAGAAATTCGGCGCGATCATCGAGCTCATCAAGGACTGTCAGGAGCGCAAGCAGCCGGTGCTCGTCGGCACGACGTCGATCGAGAAGTCGGAGCTTCTGGCGGAGATGCTCAAGAAGGACGGCGTCACGCACAACGTGCTCAATGCCCGCTATCACGAGCAGGAGGCCCTGATCATCGCCCAGGCCGGCGTGCCGGGCGCGGTGACCATCGCCACCAACATGGCCGGCCGTGGCACCGACATCCAGCTCGGCGGCAATGCCGACATGCGCATCGAGAACGAGGCCTCGGGCATCGAGGACGAGGCGGAGCGCGAGCGCCGGGCAGGCGAGATCCGCGAGGAGGTCGCCCGCCAGCGCGAGGAGGTGCTCGCCGCCGGCGGTCTCTATGTGCTCGGCACCGAGCGCCACGAAAGCCGGCGCATCGACAACCAGCTGCGCGGCCGCTCGGGCCGCCAGGGCGATCCGGGCACCTCGAAGTTCTTCCTGTCGCTCGAGGACGACCTGATGCGCATCTTCGGGTCGGAGCGCATGGATTCCATGCTCCAGAAGCTGGGCATCCAGGAGGGCGAGGCCATCGTCCATCCCTGGATCAACAAGGCGCTGGAGAAGGCGCAGTCCAAGGTCGAGGCGCGCAACTTCGACATCCGCAAGAACCTGCTCAAATACGACGACGTGATGAACGACCAGCGCAAGGTCATCTTCGAGCAGCGCATCGAGATCATGCGCGGCGAGGAGGTTTCCGAGACGGTCGACGACATGCGCCAGAACATGGTCGACGAGCTGGTGCGCGCCCATATTCCAGAACGCGCCTATGCGGAGCAGTGGGATGCCGAAGGCCTTCAGGAGCGCGTCCGCGAGGTCTTCAACCTCGACCTGCCCATCACGGACTGGGCGAAGGAGGAGGGTATCGCGGACGAGGAGATCCGCGAGCGCCTCATGACGGCGGCCAACGAGGCTTTTGCCGCCAAGCGCGAGCGGTTCACCGCGCCGATCATGCAGCAGGTGGAAAAGGCGATCCTCCTGCAGACCATCGATCATCTCTGGCGCGAGCACCTCGTCATGCTCGACCATCTGCGCCAGGTGGTGGGCCTGCGCGGCTATGCCCAGCGCGACCCGCTCAACGAGTACAAGACCGAGGCCTTCACCCTGTTCGAGGGCATGCTGACGCGCCTGCGCGAGGTCGTCACCTCCCAGCTCATGCGCGTGGAGCTCGCCGAGGAGCCGCCGCAACTCGCCGAGGAGGACCTGCCGCCGATGCAGGCCCACCATACCGACCCGTTCTCCGGCCGCGACGACATGGCGGAGGCCGCCCTCGCGCTCGCCGGCGCGGATGCCGGGCAGCAGGCACAGCCGGGCGGTGCCCGGACCGCCGCGGTCGATCCCGCCGATCCTTCGAGCTGGGGCAAGGTTCCCCGCAACGCGCCCTGCCCCTGCGGCTCCGGCAAGAAGTACAAGCACTGTCACGGCATGTATTCGTGA